A genomic stretch from Vibrio coralliilyticus includes:
- the cydH gene encoding cytochrome bd-I oxidase subunit CydH, protein MEHDLKYALVITVTVFAVLIGFGLIAITSA, encoded by the coding sequence ATGGAACACGATCTGAAATATGCGTTAGTCATCACTGTAACAGTTTTTGCTGTTCTGATAGGTTTTGGCCTAATCGCAATCACTTCAGCCTAG
- the tmk gene encoding dTMP kinase yields the protein MTQAKFIVIEGLEGAGKSTAINAVLDTLKQTGIERIRNTREPGGTVLAEKLRTLVKQEHQGEELQDMTELLLMYAARVQLVENVIKPALADGTWVVGDRHDMSSQAYQGGGRQISKQTMSVLKQTTLGDFKPDLTIYLDLDPRVGLERARGRGELDRIEKMDMSFFDRTRERYLELADNDPSVVVVNAEQSIDKVALDIKTVLTNWLEQ from the coding sequence ATGACACAAGCGAAATTCATCGTAATTGAAGGGTTAGAAGGCGCGGGGAAAAGCACGGCTATCAATGCAGTGCTTGATACGCTAAAACAAACGGGTATAGAAAGAATCCGAAACACCCGAGAACCTGGTGGCACGGTATTAGCGGAAAAACTCAGAACCTTGGTGAAGCAAGAGCACCAAGGTGAGGAGCTGCAAGATATGACTGAATTACTTCTTATGTATGCTGCTCGTGTTCAGTTGGTCGAAAATGTGATTAAACCAGCTCTCGCTGACGGTACATGGGTGGTAGGAGATCGTCATGATATGTCTTCTCAGGCCTACCAAGGCGGTGGTCGTCAAATCTCCAAGCAAACAATGAGTGTACTTAAACAGACCACATTGGGTGATTTCAAACCCGATCTAACGATATATCTTGACCTCGACCCACGCGTCGGCCTTGAACGAGCTCGTGGGCGTGGGGAGTTAGACCGAATCGAGAAAATGGATATGAGCTTTTTCGATCGTACACGAGAGCGTTATCTTGAGTTGGCAGACAACGACCCGAGCGTCGTTGTCGTTAACGCTGAGCAAAGTATTGATAAAGTTGCTTTAGACATCAAAACCGTCTTAACCAACTGGTTGGAACAATAG
- a CDS encoding sodium-dependent transporter — MKREQWGSRAGFILAAVGSAIGLGNIWRFPYMAYENGGGAFFIPYLFAMITAGIPFMILEFSMGQKYRGSAPRTLAKIHSKFEWLGWFQVGVAAVIAVYYVAVIGWAISYFGMSFNQSWGTDTNAFFFSDYLALGDNSPTDLGSIQWKIAIAMLIAWGITYAAIVGGVKAGIERASKIMMPILFIMVVLLIGRMIFLPGALDGVNYMFEPDFSKIWDVKVWAAAYGQIFFTLSIGFAIMLAYSSYLPEKSDITNNAFMTVLINCGFSILAGIMIFSVLGYMAQEQGKPLTEVVSAGVGLAFVTLPAAINLLPAPYILGPLFFFALVVAGLSSHISIMEAVTSAVIDKLKWSRKKAATVVIGAGVIVSMAFATNGGLLLLDLVDHFANNVGIMVGGFVEIILMAWLLNKVGDVREYVNEISDFSIGAWFVICLRFITPIMLAVILATKLQTLFTEGYGGYDLTLGWAMIAALFVIGVLINAASRKEA; from the coding sequence ATGAAGCGAGAACAATGGGGATCCCGCGCCGGGTTTATTCTGGCGGCAGTGGGATCGGCTATCGGCTTAGGAAACATTTGGCGTTTCCCATATATGGCCTATGAAAACGGCGGTGGCGCTTTCTTTATCCCTTACCTTTTTGCAATGATCACTGCAGGCATACCTTTTATGATCCTAGAGTTCAGCATGGGTCAAAAATATAGAGGCAGCGCGCCAAGAACTTTAGCTAAAATTCACTCCAAATTTGAATGGCTTGGTTGGTTCCAGGTCGGCGTTGCTGCTGTCATTGCCGTTTACTACGTGGCTGTGATTGGCTGGGCGATCTCCTATTTTGGTATGTCGTTTAACCAGAGCTGGGGAACCGACACCAATGCATTCTTCTTTAGTGATTACCTAGCTTTAGGCGATAACTCGCCAACAGACCTTGGCAGTATCCAATGGAAGATTGCCATCGCGATGCTGATTGCTTGGGGGATCACCTACGCTGCTATTGTTGGTGGCGTTAAGGCTGGTATTGAGCGGGCCTCTAAAATCATGATGCCTATTCTCTTCATCATGGTAGTACTTCTTATCGGTCGCATGATATTTCTGCCTGGTGCTCTGGATGGCGTCAACTATATGTTCGAGCCTGACTTCAGCAAAATTTGGGATGTTAAAGTTTGGGCAGCAGCGTACGGCCAAATCTTCTTCACACTCAGTATTGGTTTTGCCATCATGCTGGCTTACTCTAGTTACCTACCTGAGAAGTCGGATATAACCAACAATGCGTTTATGACCGTATTGATCAACTGTGGCTTCTCAATTCTGGCTGGTATCATGATTTTCTCTGTATTGGGCTACATGGCACAAGAACAGGGCAAACCACTGACTGAAGTGGTTTCTGCTGGTGTTGGGTTAGCGTTTGTGACTCTACCAGCAGCAATTAACTTGCTCCCAGCACCATATATCCTCGGTCCTCTGTTCTTCTTCGCTCTTGTCGTGGCCGGATTGAGCTCACATATCTCCATTATGGAGGCCGTTACGTCAGCCGTTATCGACAAACTAAAATGGAGTCGCAAAAAAGCGGCAACTGTTGTTATTGGCGCGGGCGTGATTGTCTCAATGGCATTTGCAACCAATGGTGGCCTACTACTACTAGATTTGGTCGACCATTTTGCTAACAACGTCGGTATCATGGTGGGTGGTTTTGTCGAGATTATTCTTATGGCTTGGCTACTGAATAAAGTTGGTGATGTACGCGAATACGTCAATGAGATCTCTGACTTTTCTATCGGTGCTTGGTTCGTGATTTGTCTGCGCTTCATCACTCCAATTATGCTGGCAGTTATTCTCGCAACCAAACTACAAACCCTATTCACTGAAGGCTACGGTGGCTATGACCTAACACTAGGTTGGGCAATGATAGCAGCTCTATTCGTTATCGGTGTACTCATTAATGCAGCTAGCCGCAAGGAGGCCTAA
- a CDS encoding porin family protein, whose protein sequence is MNNKNIPLLGCILLSFTPTTFADVYLTPWAGYTSGGSVENQDQQEYDLKGSESFAISAEMDLDKGRIGLFYANQKTDVETVSLSSTMHYLHFQSSIYYPVEESLYSYLGVGLGGSYIDADWVGDELGFSASIFGGFEYRLTEHFALNTKLRWLGTVVDNDTSGVCNLPASQEGSCLIKFKTDWMNQFSANVGLTLRF, encoded by the coding sequence ATGAACAACAAAAATATCCCTCTGCTCGGTTGCATTTTGCTTAGTTTTACTCCGACAACTTTTGCAGATGTATATCTAACACCTTGGGCTGGTTACACCTCAGGTGGCAGTGTAGAGAATCAAGATCAACAAGAGTACGATCTGAAAGGTTCCGAAAGCTTTGCAATAAGCGCTGAAATGGATCTAGACAAAGGCAGAATCGGTTTGTTTTACGCCAATCAAAAAACCGATGTAGAAACCGTCAGCCTCAGCTCAACCATGCACTATCTACATTTTCAAAGTAGCATTTATTATCCCGTTGAAGAGTCACTATACAGTTATCTTGGTGTTGGGCTGGGCGGTTCATACATAGATGCAGATTGGGTGGGCGATGAATTGGGCTTTTCTGCCAGTATCTTCGGTGGTTTTGAATATCGTCTCACTGAGCACTTTGCACTGAATACTAAGCTGCGTTGGCTTGGCACAGTTGTCGATAACGACACCAGTGGCGTATGCAATCTGCCCGCTTCACAGGAAGGAAGTTGCCTCATTAAATTCAAAACAGATTGGATGAACCAATTCTCGGCAAATGTCGGATTAACCCTACGTTTTTAG
- a CDS encoding porin, protein MKKTVLAVALSLITGSAVAADALSGDQFTVSGEIAVGGYYQTDRKEVNEEVNNFDKQKDEEFYNGGVTGFDIFADYENGNIVGKFGGEFDVENDYGTSDSTFTITDTWVGYKTGAGVVSAGYANDTALDAVDGAADQTIEFLWSPNDASDARQVVKFEGDKEGVKYGISYYGDRNYTDDSAEEERQPGYNGYLGYENDTFMVNFGYEDNDEDKGTTDKLYLVNGSVKLGSVGIGATFAEEEFADGKKVKMYNTSAGYTIDALYLAVGYVTIEDTREAVNFGGSYAFTDNVTALVDVAYHISDEGYSLGVGAEEGDIESFVKLAYAF, encoded by the coding sequence ATGAAAAAGACAGTTTTAGCAGTAGCCCTATCTCTTATTACTGGTTCAGCGGTAGCCGCAGACGCACTTTCAGGCGACCAATTTACAGTATCAGGTGAAATCGCCGTTGGTGGTTATTACCAAACAGACCGTAAAGAAGTTAATGAAGAAGTAAATAATTTCGACAAACAAAAAGACGAAGAGTTTTACAACGGTGGTGTCACGGGTTTTGATATCTTCGCTGATTACGAAAACGGCAACATTGTCGGTAAGTTTGGTGGTGAATTTGACGTAGAAAATGACTACGGTACATCAGACTCAACGTTTACTATTACAGATACTTGGGTTGGTTACAAAACTGGAGCTGGTGTTGTTTCTGCTGGTTATGCTAACGACACAGCTCTCGACGCAGTGGATGGTGCTGCAGACCAAACTATTGAGTTCCTATGGTCACCAAATGACGCTTCTGACGCACGTCAGGTAGTTAAGTTTGAAGGCGATAAAGAAGGCGTTAAGTACGGCATCTCTTACTATGGTGACCGCAACTATACGGACGATTCTGCTGAAGAAGAGCGCCAACCAGGTTACAACGGTTACCTAGGTTATGAAAACGACACTTTCATGGTTAACTTTGGTTACGAAGATAACGATGAAGATAAAGGTACTACTGACAAACTTTACCTAGTGAACGGCTCTGTGAAGCTGGGCTCAGTAGGTATCGGCGCGACATTTGCCGAAGAAGAATTCGCAGATGGTAAGAAAGTGAAGATGTACAACACTTCTGCGGGTTACACTATCGATGCTCTTTACCTAGCAGTGGGCTACGTAACGATCGAAGACACTCGTGAGGCAGTGAACTTTGGCGGTTCTTACGCGTTCACTGACAATGTGACTGCGTTAGTAGATGTTGCTTACCACATCTCTGATGAAGGTTACAGCTTAGGTGTTGGCGCAGAAGAAGGCGACATCGAATCATTCGTTAAACTGGCTTACGCATTCTAA
- a CDS encoding TatD family hydrolase — protein MFVDSHCHLDKLDYQELHSGIKDVVEKAKAANVSELLSVGVTLDSFPAMLEMIEPFDNVYASCGVHPLDVESEFALDRLHEYASNPRVVAIGETGLDYHYQPETAELQRLRFQQQVELGVKLNKPLIIHTRNARQDTLDILRRGQAEKCGGVIHCFTEDLAFAEAAMELGFYISISGIVTFKQAIELKEVVKALPLERLLIETDSPYLAPVPHRGKQNQPAYVVEVASYIAQLKNTSLSEVGSKTSENFRNLFLR, from the coding sequence ATGTTCGTAGACTCGCACTGTCATTTAGACAAATTGGATTATCAGGAGCTGCATTCTGGTATTAAGGATGTCGTGGAGAAGGCCAAGGCCGCTAATGTATCAGAGCTACTTTCGGTTGGGGTGACGTTAGACTCTTTCCCTGCCATGCTGGAAATGATCGAGCCTTTTGACAACGTTTACGCTTCTTGTGGTGTTCATCCTTTGGATGTAGAGAGTGAGTTTGCGTTGGATCGGTTGCATGAATATGCCTCGAACCCAAGAGTGGTAGCGATAGGCGAAACCGGGCTGGATTATCACTACCAGCCTGAAACCGCTGAGTTACAAAGACTGAGATTTCAACAGCAAGTTGAGCTAGGTGTTAAGCTGAATAAGCCTTTGATTATACATACGCGTAATGCTAGACAAGATACGTTGGATATTCTTCGTCGTGGGCAAGCAGAAAAGTGTGGCGGTGTGATTCATTGTTTTACCGAAGATCTTGCGTTTGCCGAAGCTGCGATGGAGCTGGGCTTTTATATTTCTATCTCAGGGATTGTGACGTTTAAGCAAGCCATTGAGTTGAAAGAAGTGGTGAAAGCTTTACCGCTTGAAAGGCTTTTAATAGAAACCGATTCACCTTATCTGGCCCCTGTACCGCATCGAGGAAAGCAAAACCAGCCAGCCTATGTGGTTGAAGTCGCTTCCTATATTGCCCAATTGAAAAATACTTCGTTGAGCGAAGTCGGAAGTAAAACCAGTGAAAACTTCAGAAATCTTTTTTTGAGATAG
- a CDS encoding MetS family NSS transporter small subunit, translating into MTTGAIIMMVVGLGITWGGAAICIKRAMNKQD; encoded by the coding sequence ATGACAACAGGTGCAATTATTATGATGGTAGTAGGTTTAGGTATCACATGGGGTGGTGCTGCTATCTGTATCAAAAGAGCAATGAATAAGCAGGACTAA
- a CDS encoding patatin-like phospholipase family protein, with amino-acid sequence MDNSGVVTSAAIRLDTQRFAKYTGGKNALVAQGGGQRGIFTSGVLDAFQLSNFDPFDTFYGTSAGALNLCAYLCRQRGLGRSFILELTTEPEFFNLFRYIRRKQYLGLDWALDKISEFPYKLDIDMGRRVLADRKAYAAVTDTRRLLDHYLPMLEDDWRKVLIATCAIPRLYHEAVEFEHGVYVDGGVSASIPVQEAWRKEARCIVVIRTEGEDLEEPGPLPLPEGERINWNRGSFQLIQEQWQERFAQWKIDWRTFFYEQLQRAKEEKISQQYIEPLNGGRWLFGADSIYRLGYLLGDRFDSSLADMLMVHYQTYALTQNFLHNPPDDCFIVQIKPDKPLLSNSLMSSRDALLHDYQVGLDSGFRFVEMFSSVSARRIPEGQ; translated from the coding sequence ATGGACAATAGCGGTGTGGTTACCAGCGCTGCTATCCGGTTGGATACTCAACGCTTTGCAAAGTACACAGGTGGTAAAAATGCGCTGGTTGCTCAAGGGGGTGGTCAGCGTGGTATTTTTACCTCGGGAGTGCTTGATGCCTTTCAGTTATCGAATTTCGATCCCTTTGATACTTTTTATGGAACATCCGCAGGTGCATTAAACCTTTGCGCCTACCTATGTCGTCAAAGAGGTTTGGGACGCTCATTCATTCTTGAACTCACCACTGAACCAGAGTTTTTCAATCTATTTCGTTACATCCGCCGTAAACAATATCTAGGCCTTGACTGGGCTTTAGATAAAATCAGTGAATTTCCTTATAAGCTAGATATTGATATGGGTCGGCGGGTGTTGGCTGATCGTAAAGCATATGCGGCAGTGACAGATACCCGACGTCTATTGGACCATTATCTGCCCATGCTTGAAGATGATTGGAGAAAAGTGCTGATCGCTACCTGTGCAATTCCAAGGCTCTACCATGAAGCGGTTGAGTTTGAACATGGGGTTTATGTGGACGGCGGAGTCTCGGCGTCTATACCAGTCCAGGAAGCATGGCGTAAAGAGGCAAGGTGTATCGTTGTCATTCGCACGGAAGGTGAGGATCTAGAGGAGCCTGGGCCGTTACCTTTGCCTGAAGGTGAACGCATTAATTGGAATCGAGGCTCATTTCAATTAATACAGGAACAATGGCAAGAGAGGTTTGCCCAATGGAAAATTGACTGGCGAACGTTCTTTTATGAACAACTGCAACGTGCAAAAGAAGAAAAAATAAGCCAACAGTATATAGAGCCATTGAATGGAGGACGTTGGCTATTTGGAGCGGACAGCATATATAGATTGGGCTACTTACTTGGGGACAGATTTGACTCGAGTTTGGCTGACATGCTCATGGTGCACTATCAAACTTACGCATTAACTCAAAACTTTCTGCATAATCCTCCTGATGACTGCTTTATTGTGCAAATTAAGCCCGACAAGCCTTTGCTATCTAACTCTTTAATGAGCAGTCGCGATGCGTTGTTGCATGATTATCAGGTAGGGCTCGATTCCGGTTTCCGCTTTGTAGAAATGTTCTCTTCTGTCTCTGCGCGACGTATCCCAGAAGGGCAGTAA
- the holB gene encoding DNA polymerase III subunit delta', whose product MQALYPWLTDIWQEWQLSLEAERFSNATLLAIEEGLGAEQLVEKFSNAVMCSNYVNEACGFCHSCQLMQANNHPDFHIVKPEKEGKAITVEQIRQCNRLAQESSQLSGVRLFIIEPAEAMNESAANALLKTLEEPSESCMFLLLSHKVHQLLPTITSRCQQWQVVNPEPEVVTQWLNTQVSVTIAPYVAHINGNAPLKTQAFIEQDYKEKYLSFEAELLKVVQNMGDNVKLAKELASSPVEYLQWLWYLMTDAQKVHFGLNQPYFTPGAKLLAGCISYQILYRQTDTLSQLLDQLREHVGLNSELLILDWLFRFNEESCS is encoded by the coding sequence ATGCAAGCACTGTATCCTTGGCTGACTGATATCTGGCAGGAGTGGCAATTAAGCCTTGAGGCTGAGCGATTCTCTAATGCCACCTTATTGGCTATAGAGGAAGGTCTTGGTGCTGAGCAGCTGGTCGAAAAATTCAGCAATGCTGTGATGTGTAGTAATTACGTCAATGAAGCTTGCGGCTTCTGTCATAGTTGTCAGTTGATGCAAGCGAACAACCATCCAGATTTTCATATCGTTAAGCCTGAAAAAGAAGGCAAGGCGATTACAGTGGAACAGATTCGCCAATGTAATCGCTTGGCACAGGAGTCTTCTCAGTTGTCGGGGGTTAGGCTGTTCATTATTGAACCAGCGGAAGCGATGAACGAGTCTGCGGCTAACGCATTACTGAAAACACTAGAAGAACCATCCGAAAGCTGTATGTTTCTTTTGTTGAGCCACAAAGTGCACCAACTGTTACCAACCATAACCAGCCGCTGTCAGCAATGGCAGGTGGTGAATCCAGAACCTGAGGTAGTCACTCAGTGGTTAAACACACAAGTGTCTGTCACTATCGCACCTTATGTCGCGCACATTAATGGTAACGCGCCGCTCAAAACACAAGCATTCATTGAACAAGATTACAAAGAGAAGTATTTGTCATTTGAAGCTGAACTCCTAAAGGTTGTTCAAAATATGGGAGATAATGTCAAGTTAGCAAAAGAACTGGCTAGTTCACCAGTAGAGTACCTACAATGGTTGTGGTACCTGATGACAGATGCTCAAAAAGTCCATTTTGGCTTGAATCAGCCTTACTTCACGCCAGGGGCAAAGTTATTAGCAGGATGTATCAGCTATCAGATATTGTACCGCCAAACTGACACATTGAGTCAGTTACTTGATCAGCTTAGAGAGCACGTTGGCCTAAATAGTGAGCTGTTAATCTTAGATTGGTTATTTAGATTTAATGAGGAATCATGTTCGTAG
- a CDS encoding substrate-binding periplasmic protein yields MNSVLGSGIAHDLVTDGLVSSGYEIEYSVKPWSRVLKETINGKNDVIIAIWKTEQRNKDYLFTDVYMYNQMAFVSRSDTKFEYVSQNSLKGERVALINNYGYGAGLREFDGLIPIDSIDLPNSIRLVMTDRADVLVTDEAVGRWTVKEMRIKKGELYFSTTYLDSTPLHAAVRRDHPQAKAIVSALNRYFREHAAQKLEQLRVKYGLTD; encoded by the coding sequence ATGAATTCTGTATTAGGCAGTGGTATCGCGCATGATTTAGTCACCGATGGACTTGTCTCATCGGGCTATGAAATTGAGTATTCTGTCAAACCATGGTCGCGAGTGCTGAAAGAAACTATTAATGGAAAAAATGACGTCATCATCGCCATCTGGAAAACAGAGCAACGCAATAAGGATTACTTGTTTACTGATGTCTATATGTACAACCAAATGGCTTTCGTGTCTCGCTCTGACACCAAGTTCGAATACGTATCGCAAAACAGTTTAAAAGGGGAAAGAGTCGCGTTAATTAACAACTACGGCTACGGTGCTGGCTTACGCGAATTTGATGGGTTGATTCCAATAGACTCTATAGACTTACCTAATAGTATCCGTCTCGTTATGACGGATCGCGCTGATGTATTAGTCACCGACGAGGCTGTCGGCAGATGGACGGTAAAAGAGATGAGAATTAAAAAGGGCGAGCTGTACTTTAGCACGACTTACCTTGATTCAACCCCGCTTCACGCAGCCGTCAGGCGAGATCACCCACAAGCTAAAGCAATCGTCTCAGCTCTCAATCGCTACTTCCGAGAGCATGCCGCTCAGAAGCTTGAGCAACTCAGAGTAAAGTACGGGCTAACTGACTAA
- a CDS encoding SDR family oxidoreductase: MATSHKVLVVGATGYLGTHIVKQLLEQKRDFIALARNKKKLIEIGLSESQIVEAQVTKPEQLEGICRGVDVVISCLGITRQKDDVSYMDVDYQANLNILLEAESSGVRRFIYVSAFKAQEYPQVRLLRAKERFARRLLNSEHLSPCVIRPNGFFVDLEEFYRMAAKGRIYQFGQGTMRMNPIDGEDLASFCLSQLDSDQNEYDIGGPEVLSINELARLAFQVQSKPVSIVSVPDIVRRALLWFFPHLPENWVGPPEFFLTVLGSDAIAPCYGNKTIRDHFVACHNEMRQTE, from the coding sequence ATGGCAACATCACATAAAGTTTTGGTTGTTGGCGCCACAGGCTATTTGGGCACGCATATTGTGAAACAACTTTTAGAACAGAAGCGCGACTTTATTGCCCTTGCTCGTAATAAGAAAAAGCTGATTGAAATAGGGCTCAGCGAATCACAAATCGTTGAGGCGCAAGTCACTAAGCCAGAGCAACTTGAGGGCATATGCCGAGGTGTCGATGTGGTTATTTCTTGCTTAGGTATTACTCGCCAGAAGGATGATGTCAGTTATATGGATGTCGATTACCAAGCGAATCTAAATATCTTACTTGAAGCGGAAAGCTCTGGCGTTAGACGGTTTATCTATGTTTCGGCCTTTAAGGCACAAGAGTACCCACAAGTTCGATTGCTTCGAGCCAAAGAGAGATTTGCGCGTCGATTACTGAATTCAGAACATTTATCTCCGTGTGTCATCAGGCCAAATGGATTTTTTGTAGACCTTGAGGAGTTCTATCGTATGGCGGCCAAAGGACGAATCTATCAATTTGGTCAGGGGACGATGCGAATGAATCCCATTGATGGGGAAGACTTGGCTAGTTTTTGTTTAAGTCAGTTAGACTCAGATCAAAATGAGTATGATATCGGAGGCCCTGAGGTATTATCGATTAATGAGCTCGCACGTTTGGCTTTTCAAGTACAGAGCAAGCCTGTTTCGATCGTTTCTGTCCCTGATATTGTTCGTCGAGCTTTGTTATGGTTCTTTCCTCACTTGCCAGAGAATTGGGTCGGCCCCCCCGAGTTCTTCTTGACTGTATTAGGTAGTGACGCGATTGCACCATGTTATGGGAATAAAACCATTCGTGATCATTTTGTGGCTTGCCACAATGAAATGCGCCAGACGGAATAA
- the ptsG gene encoding PTS glucose transporter subunit IIBC, with product MFKNLFANLQKVGKALMLPVSVLPVAGILLGVGAADLSFIPEIVSNLMEQAGGSVFGQMALLFAVGVALGFTNNDGVAGLAAIVGYGIMTATLGVMAGVMGVEKIDTGVLGGILVGGVAAWAFNRFFKIQLPEYLGFFAGKRAVPIITGFAAIALGIVLSVVWPPIGGAIASFSDWAAHQNPQVAFGIYGIVERSLIPFGLHHVWNVPFFFEAGTCVNAAGETQNGVLTCYLVADEASRAAGNGFGQLAGGYMFKMFGLPAAAIAIAHSAKPENRAKVMGIMASAALTSFLTGITEPIEFSFLFVAPVLYGIHALLAGSAYVVANTLGFVHGTSFSHGLIDFIVLSGNAQKIGLMVGVGLVYAVIYYAVFRAVIKAMDLKTPGREDESEEAVATSGSDMAGELVAAFGGKANITGLDACITRLRVAVSDTEAVDQDKLKQLGAAGVVVVAGGVQAIFGTKSDNLKTEMDEWIRNHG from the coding sequence ATGTTTAAGAATCTTTTTGCCAACCTGCAAAAAGTGGGTAAAGCGCTGATGCTACCAGTATCGGTTTTACCTGTTGCAGGTATTCTACTCGGGGTTGGTGCTGCCGATCTGAGCTTTATTCCGGAAATTGTTTCCAACTTGATGGAACAGGCTGGTGGCTCTGTATTTGGTCAGATGGCATTGCTATTTGCGGTGGGTGTAGCGCTTGGTTTCACTAACAACGATGGTGTAGCAGGTCTGGCTGCAATCGTTGGCTACGGTATCATGACAGCAACGCTGGGTGTGATGGCTGGTGTCATGGGTGTTGAGAAAATAGACACAGGTGTGTTAGGTGGTATTCTTGTTGGTGGTGTGGCTGCATGGGCATTTAACCGCTTCTTCAAGATTCAACTGCCAGAATACCTAGGCTTCTTCGCTGGTAAGCGTGCTGTGCCTATCATTACTGGTTTCGCTGCTATCGCACTGGGTATTGTACTGTCAGTGGTATGGCCTCCAATTGGTGGCGCTATCGCTTCTTTCTCTGACTGGGCTGCACATCAGAACCCACAAGTTGCATTCGGCATCTACGGCATCGTTGAGCGTTCTCTAATCCCATTCGGTCTACACCATGTTTGGAACGTACCATTCTTCTTCGAAGCGGGTACTTGTGTGAATGCTGCTGGCGAAACACAAAACGGCGTTCTAACTTGTTACCTAGTTGCAGACGAAGCATCTCGTGCTGCGGGTAATGGCTTCGGTCAGTTAGCAGGTGGTTACATGTTCAAGATGTTCGGTCTACCAGCAGCAGCTATTGCAATCGCTCACTCTGCTAAGCCAGAGAACCGCGCGAAAGTAATGGGTATCATGGCGTCTGCTGCCCTGACTTCATTCCTAACAGGTATCACAGAGCCAATCGAATTCTCATTCCTATTTGTTGCTCCTGTACTGTACGGTATCCATGCTCTACTAGCGGGTTCTGCATACGTTGTTGCAAACACTCTAGGTTTTGTACATGGTACTTCGTTCTCACACGGTCTGATCGATTTCATTGTACTATCTGGTAACGCACAGAAAATTGGTCTGATGGTAGGTGTTGGTTTGGTTTATGCGGTTATCTACTACGCAGTATTCCGCGCTGTTATCAAAGCGATGGATCTTAAGACTCCAGGTCGTGAAGATGAATCTGAAGAAGCAGTCGCGACATCTGGTTCAGACATGGCTGGTGAGCTAGTTGCAGCATTCGGTGGTAAAGCAAACATCACGGGTCTAGACGCATGTATCACTCGTTTACGTGTAGCAGTATCGGATACAGAAGCTGTTGACCAAGACAAACTAAAACAACTAGGCGCTGCAGGCGTAGTAGTGGTGGCAGGTGGTGTTCAGGCTATCTTTGGTACTAAGTCTGACAACCTAAAAACTGAGATGGATGAATGGATCCGTAACCACGGTTAA